GGCGGCCTCCAGGACCTTAAGCCCGAGCGCCCCGGCGACGCCCTCGCCATAGGCCGGGTCGGCCTTGGCGCAATGGGCGATCTGGCGGCGGACGATCTCCTCCGGCACGCCGGCCATCGCTGCCGCCGTGTTCCGGAACAACCGCTCCTGCTGCTCCGGTGTCATCAGCCGGAACAGGTCGCCGGGCTGCTTGTAGTCGTCATTGCCCTGGCGATGGTTATAACGGTCGGCGAAATCGGCCGGCAGCTTCAGCGGCGGCTCCCTGTAGGCGGGATCCTCGGCCGCGCCGTTGAAGGAATTGGGCTCGTAAAAGGCGTCGACATTGCCGGTCAGTCCCTCGAAGAACCGCATCGGCCCGTCCTTGTGATAGTGGTGCACCGGGCAGCGGGGACGGTTCACCGGAAGCTGCTCATAGTGGGTGCCGAGCCGGTAGCGGTGGGCATCGGCATAGGAGAAGATGCGCGCCTGCAGCATCTTGTCCGGTGACCAGGAGATGCCGGGGACCACGTTCGACGGCGAGAACGCCAGAAGCTCGATCTCCTGGAAATAGTTCTCCGGATTGCGGTTGAGCTCCAACACGCCGACGTCGATCGGCGGATAGTCCGCATGCGGCCAGACCTTGGTCAGGTCGAACGGGTTGTACCAGTGCTTGTCGACGTCCTCCTCGGGCATGATCTGGACCTGCAATTTCCATTTCGGAAAATCGCCCTTCTCGATCGCCCCGAACAGCGCCTCCTGGAAGGATTCGCGGCTCTTGCCGACGATCTCGGCGGCTTCCGCGTTGGTGTAGTGCTTATGGCCCTGCCGGGTCTTGAAGTGGAACTTGACCCACACCCGCTCATTCTTGTCATTGATCAGCGCATAGGTGTGGCTGCCATAGCCGTTCATGTGCATCGGCGAGACCGGCAGGCCGCGGTCCGACATCAGGATGGTCACCTGATGCAGGCTTTCCGGCGACAGCGACCAGAAGTCCCACATCGCCGTGTTGGAGCGCAGATTGGTCTGGGGATGGCGCTTCTGGGTGTGGATGAAATCCGGGAACTTGTAGGGGTCGCGCACGAAGAAGACCGGCGTGTTGTTGCCGGCGAGATCCCAATTGCCCTCCTCGGTGTAGAACTTCAGCGCAAAGCCGCGCACGTCGCGTTCGGCGTCGGCCGCGCCAGCCTCGCCGGCGACGGTCGAGAAGCGGGCGATCATGTCGGTCTTGGCGCCCGGCTGCAGGCACTTGGCCTTGGTGTATTTCGAGATGTCGCCGGTGATGGTCAGCGTGCCATGGGCGCCCCAGCCCTTGGCGTGGACGGTGCGCTCCGGGATGCGCTCGCGGTTCTGGTGCGCGAGCTTCTC
This is a stretch of genomic DNA from Hyphomicrobiales bacterium. It encodes these proteins:
- a CDS encoding catalase, which encodes MAKRPQLTTTAGAPVGDNQNSLTAGARGPVLIQDYQLIEKLAHQNRERIPERTVHAKGWGAHGTLTITGDISKYTKAKCLQPGAKTDMIARFSTVAGEAGAADAERDVRGFALKFYTEEGNWDLAGNNTPVFFVRDPYKFPDFIHTQKRHPQTNLRSNTAMWDFWSLSPESLHQVTILMSDRGLPVSPMHMNGYGSHTYALINDKNERVWVKFHFKTRQGHKHYTNAEAAEIVGKSRESFQEALFGAIEKGDFPKWKLQVQIMPEEDVDKHWYNPFDLTKVWPHADYPPIDVGVLELNRNPENYFQEIELLAFSPSNVVPGISWSPDKMLQARIFSYADAHRYRLGTHYEQLPVNRPRCPVHHYHKDGPMRFFEGLTGNVDAFYEPNSFNGAAEDPAYREPPLKLPADFADRYNHRQGNDDYKQPGDLFRLMTPEQQERLFRNTAAAMAGVPEEIVRRQIAHCAKADPAYGEGVAGALGLKVLEAAE